The region CGGGCATCGCGGTGCCGTTCGCGCGGAAACCGTGGCAGGAGGCCTGCGCGGCGTCGTTGCTGCTGGGCGCCTACCTCGCGTGCGACTACCTCTGCTTCGTCCGTCTCCATCGAAACCTCTCCACCTTCTACCCCCTCGCCTCGATCCTCTCCGCTTCGCTCGCGGCGGGGCGCTACCTGTCCCGCGCGAGGGAGCGGTGGCACGAGCTCCAGAGGAGGACGGCCCTGGACCTGAGCGAGGTGTTGAACCGGATGGGAGACCCACGGGGACTCCCGGACAAGATCGTGGCGGCGTTCGTCGAGATCACGGGGGCGTCCCGGGGGCTGCTCGCGGCGCCGTCGGGGGACGGGCACGCCGTGGAGGCCGCGCGGGGGATCGATCGCCGGATCTGGGAGGGGGACGGGTTCGGGGAGGCGCGGAAGGCGATCGCGCGGGCCCTCCGGGACGGGCCGATTTCGATCGAGACGAGCCCCCGCGGCGGTGTCCGCTGGAGCGTCTGCGTGCCGCTCGCGGGCAAGGGGAGCCCGCGCGGCGCGGTGTACCTCGACGGCGTTTCGTCGCCGCCGCCGTTCGGGTTCGACGCGGGCGTGCTCGCCACCTTCGCCAATCAGGCCGCCATCGCGCTGGAGAATGCCGCCCTGTACGCGCGGCTTCGGGAGGAGGAGGAGACGCTGCGGCGTGAGAACCTGTACCTCAGGAAGGAGATCGAGGCCGCGCCGCGCCCGGCCTATATGATCGGCAACAGCGCCTCGATACGCCGGGTCTACGCGCTGATCCACAAGGCCGCCGAGTCGTCCATCTCGGTCCTCATCCAGGGGGAGACCGGGACCGGCAAGGAGCTGATCGCGCGCGCGATCCACTTCACCGGCGCGCGCAAGGACGCGATCTTCGTCGCGCAGAACTGCGGCGCGCTCCCCGCGTCGCTCCTCGAGAGCGAGCTCTTCGGCCACGTCAAGGGCGCGTTCACCGGCGCCGTGCGGGACAAGAAGGGGCTCTTCGAGGCCGCCGACGGGGGGACAATCTTCCTCGACGAGGTGGGCGACATGCCCGCGGAGCTGCAGGTCAAGCTCCTGCGGGTGCTCCAGGAGGGGGTCATCCGGCCGGTCGGGGGGGTGGGGGAGAGACGGGTCGACCTGCGGGTCGTCTCCGCAACGAACAAGGACCTCGCCGCGGAGGTTAAGGAGGGCCGGTTCCGCGAGGACCTCTACTACCGCCTCAACGCCTTCACCATCCACGCCCCCCCGCTGCGGGAGCGCGCGGACGACATCCCCGCCCTCGTGGCGCACTTCATCGCGCAGGCGACCGCGCGGCTCGGCAAGAAGGTCGCCGGGATAAGCCGGGAGGCGATGGAGCGGCTCGCGGCGTACCCGTTCCCCGGCAACGTGCGGGAGCTCGAGAACGAGATCGAGAAGGGCGTGCTTCTCATCCCCGAGGGGGGGATGATCGACACGGACGCGCTCTCCGAGAAGTTCTCCGCCGCGCGCCCCGCGGGCGCCGCGCCGGCGTTCTCGCCGGAGCAGATGCGCTTCGACCAGGCGGTCGCCGCGGTGCAGCGGGAGTGGATCGCGCACGCCTTGAAGAAGCACGGCGGCAACAAGACGAAGGCCGCCGAGGAGCTCGGAATGGACCGCAAGACGCTCAACGCCATGATCGAGCGGCTCGGCCTGTAGCGCCTTCTCTCCGCGCCGGGTCCTTCCGGCGTTTTCGTCCCCTATCGTTGTCTGCTCGTCCCGTCTCCGGGTATCCCGTCCCAGTCTTTGTGCGGAGATATTCCCCGCCCTTTCCGGGAAAAATTACCCGCCGGCGCCATTTTGTCATCTGCGTGTCGCTGGAAGTCACTCAAGGCGGTCAGCGCAACCTGCTGCACTTGAATGTGTAAGGCGAGTATTTCCTTTTCTTTGCGGAGACTGTTCCTTATGGCATCCGAATTGCATGTGTCTACCCGTGGCCCGAAAAGAGAATCCCTCTTTCACGAGACCGCAGCACGATCTGAACGGACGGGCTGAAGAAGCGAACGCGGCATGGACGGCGCTCTTTTGGCGGATGCCGAAAAGGATCGTCGTGGCGCATGCAGCCGCAAGGGAGGAGTCGATGGGTCGGATACGGATCTCTGTCGTCGTGGCGGCGTGCGCGGTATGCGCCGCGATGTCCTTCGGAATCTCCGAGGCCCAAAATCTCGAGATCTACTGCGTCGCAGTGGGCCTCGACGTCAGCGGTACCTGGCACCAGGGGGATTCGACGCTGGTGATATCGCCGGCCGGGAAACGCGTCCTCATCGACGGAGGACTGGGGGGGAGCGGGGGATCGGACTCGGTGCTCGCCTTGTTCAATCGGATCAGCCTGGGCGGTCTGGACTACATGGTCGCCACGCACTGGGACATGGATCACTCTCAGGGGCTCGACAACATCGCCACGCACAACTCGAATCAGTACATGCCGACCATCGCGGTGTACGATCTGGGAGACAGCGGCGGCGGAACGACGTACGACAACGTATTCGGCGCGTTGAGGAGTACCCCTGCCGCGGGGTCGTTCATAAACCTGGGCGGTGGATGCACGATGCGTTTCGTGACCGTCGACGGCCAGATCGAGGGCGGCGATTACCTGGATCCCGGCACTGACGCGAACGCAAGATCCATCGGTGTGCTGATCAGCTACGGGGGATTCGACTACCTCTCGCTGGGGGATCTGCCTTCCGAATGGGAGGATCTGCTCGGCGAGTATCTCGCCGCCCAGGGATGGGGGATAGATATCCTGCACGTGAGTCACCACGGTGCCAACACCTGTTCCAGCCACGACTTCCTGGCGCGGATCCTTCCCGAATTCGGGGTGATCTCCTGCGGGAACAACAACAAATACGGGCACCCCCACCAGTACGCGATCAATCGTCTGAACGGACTGACGAACAGCGGGCTGGGGGTCTTCTGGCCCCCGTACGCCCCGATGACGAAGATCTACGCCCTCGAGGATGGCGATCCGGGCGCCGGGACCGCCTCGAACGTCACTGTCGTGGGCGCCGGGCACGACACGGATCCGACGCTGCAGGGCAGCCTCAAGATCACGGTGTCTAATCCGGGCTGCTCGTATCTGTTCACGAACGAGGGGCCCAATACATTCCAGGTACAGGACGGCCCCTATCCCGTGGACGACGACTTCGGCGGCTGCCCCCCGGTTCCCACTCCCACACCCTCGCCGGCGCCCTGCACGGTGCTGGCCGAGGAGCAGTTCGAAGGCGCCTGGCCGCCCAGCGGAGGATGGCAGGCGGGAAATACCACGTTGAGCTCCTCCATCTCCCATAGCGGTTCGCGCAGCGTCCTGATCAACGGGAACACCGAGTTCCTGATCACCCCGTATCTCGACGATCCGGGCATGCTGGTCTACTGGATCCGCTCGGCTGCCGGGCTCACCAACTTCAATGTGGAGTACTCCAAGACCGGATTGTCCGGGTCGTGGATCCCGCTGCCCGGTTCCCCGACGACGACCAATTATTTCGGCGCCTTCGCGCAGGAGACGTTCAACCTCTCCGGCTATCCCGACTGCTTCGTCAAATTTTCCCGGGCCGACAGCAAAACATACTACCTGGACGATCTGATGGTGACCTGTGTCCAGGCATTCACGTCCACGCCCACCATCACCCTCACGCCGACGATCACGCCGACGCCGACGATCACGCCGACGCCCACCGGAACACCCGCTCCGGGAGGCGCGGGGGTGGTCATCAATCAGGTATGTCCGTTCTCCTCGCAGGGCGAGTACGTGGAACTCTACAACAACGGGGGCACGGCGGTGAACCTCGACGGCTGGACGCTTAACGTGTATACGAACGATTATACGTTCGGCGTTTCCGACGTGATCCAGGCGCAAGGGTACTTCCTGATAGCCGATAGCGATCCTGTCGCCGGTGTTACCCCGGACGCCCTCTGCGGCATCAATATCACCGACAACGGCGCGTCCAGCTACGTACAGCTTCTGGACGCATCCGGGACGACGATGGACACGGTGGGATGGGCGTCCGCGTCACTCTACGAGGGGACAATCCTCGGCACCCTCGGGAGCGGCAAGGCATGGGCGCGGACGACGGACGGCGTGGATACGGACGACAATCTAAACGACTTCACGCAGATCGTTCCGTATCCGAACAACAGCGCGAGCAGTTCCTCCACCGCGACGCCCACGGAGACGCCGACTCAAACGCCCACCATCACGCCCACACCCACGGAAACGCCGACTCAAACGCCCACGATAACCCCGACGCCTACGGAGACACCTACAGAAACGCCCACGATAACCCCGACGCCCACGGAAACGCCGACTCAAACGCCCACGATAACCCCGACACCCACCCGGACGCCGACGCCGACCCCCACGCCGGTTTTGTGCACGTGCGAAAGCTTCGAAACGGGCTTCCCGCCGTCGGGATGGGCGGAGTCCCACTGTGTCTTGACCCATGCGTACGCGTCCGACGGCTCATGCAGCGTCCTCCTCGAAAAAGGGGCCATCCTGATCACCGACCCGGTTGCCTCGGGGAGTTCCATTACGTTCCGACTGTTCGCGAAGGCATTGCCGTACGATACGGCGGCCTGCAAATTCATCGTCGAATATTCGCCTTCCTCCAGCGGACCGTGGACCGCGTTCCCCGGATCGCCGGTTACCGGGTCGTGCCTCAGCGGATTCATAAAGGTGGCCGGGACGCTTCCGAGCACGCCGGGGTCCGTGTACGTACGCTTCCGGCCCGGCAACAAAAAGTCGTACTATCTCGACCTGGTATGCGTGAGCGGCGATCCCTGGCCGGGCAAGGACCATGTCGGCAAGCCCCTCGCGGTGGTCCATCGCGTCCATTTCTCGGTGACGCCCACTCCGGCCGCGAAGAGAGCGGTCGTGCGTGCAATAGGCGCTTCGCTGAAGTAGGTCAGGACGGGGGAGATCAGCGTCGGCCGAAAGAAGCTCAAAGACAATGGTCGGCGGGCGAGGGAATGTAGAGGCGCCCTCCTCCCGCATCCGCGGCGGTGCGAGAGGAGACGGACGCTGGTCTTCGCCGAAGGATGCGGGATTGAGGCAGGAGCCTCTCGCGAAAGATCGACACGATACGCGAGGAGCGTAGTGGGCTCACAAGGCATGAGTGTTTCTGTGTTTCATGGGGGCGGAGCCGCGTGCTCCGAGAGGTGGCAACGGACAGTGATGCATGAAAGGGAGGCCGGCACGATGACAACCGGATCAGGACGGAGAACGCGGAGCTGTTTCGCGCACCTGCTCGGGGGCATAGCGATCATTGCGCTGCTCATACTGTCCACTGGAAACGCATCCGCCGCTGACGGTGAGTTGGTTTGGGCAAAGCGCGCCGGCGGGACGAGTGGGGATCGATGCTATGGCATCAGTTCTTTTTCAGACGGTTCAAGCGTCGTGACGGGATCTATCATTGGCACCGCTGTATTCGGGGCGGGTGAGGCAAACGAGACGACGCTCATCTCGGCTGGTTCTATCGACATATTTAGTGCGAGATACAACGCGAATGGGACGCTTGACTGGGCGAAGCGCGCCGGCGGGACGGGTCAAGATTACGGCACCGGCATCAGTACCTTATCAGATGGTTCAAGCGTCGTGACAGGGTATTTCAACGGCACCGCCGTATTCGGCGCGGGTGAGCCGGACGAGACGACGCTCGTCTCGGCTGGTTCTTGCGACATATTTGTTGCGAGATACAACGCGAATGGGACGCTTGCCTGGGCGACGCGCGCCGGCGGGACGGATACCGATCAAGGCTACGGCATCAGTGCCTTTCCTAACGGGACAAGCGTCGTAACGGGGAGGTTCAAAGGCACCGCCGTGTTCGGTGTGGGTGAGCCGAATGAAACGACGCTTGTCGCGGCTGGTTATTACGACTACGACATATTGATCGCGAGATACAACTCTGACGGGACGCTTGATTGGGCGACGCGCGCCAGCGGGACGCAAGAGGAAGGCCTTGGCATCAGTTCCTTTCCCGACGGGACAAGCGTCGTGACGGGGTGGTTCGCTGATACTGTTGTATTCGGCGCGGGGGAGCTGAATGAGACGACGCTCGTTTCGGCAGGAGCGGGCGACATATTTGTCGCGAGGTACAACACTGATGGGACGCTTGACTGGGCGACGCGCGTTGGTGGGGCGTACCATGATCTCGGCAGAGGCATCAGTACCTTTGCCGACGGTACAAGCGTCGTGACGGGGGATTTCAGGGACACTGCCGTATTTGGCGCGGGTGAGCCGAACGAGACGACGCTCGTCGCGATTAAGAGTGACATCTTCATCGCGAAGTACAACTCTGACGGGACGCTTGCTTGGGCGAAACGCGCCGGAGGGAAGGGTTGGGATCAGGGCTGGAGCATTAGTGCCTTTTTCGATGGGACAAGCGTTGTGACGGGGCCTTTCAGGGGCCTCGTCATATTCGGCGCGGGGGAGCTGAACGAGACGACGCTCGTTTCGGCTGGTTCGATGGACATCTTCATCGTTAAGTACAACGCCGATGGGACGCTTGCCTGGGCGACGCGCGCCGGTGGGACGAAGTGGGATCATGGCTGGGACATCAGTTCCTTTCCCGACGGTACAAGCGTTGTGACGGGATATATCGAAGGTACCGCCGTATTCGGCTCCGGCGAGCCGAACGAGACGACGCTCATCTCGGCTGGTTACGATGATATATTTGTTGCGAAGTACGGAGGGCCGTCGACGCCCACTCCCTGGCCGGCGGTTGTCGTGGGGACGGTTGCATCGAAGCGGACCCCGACGCCGACCCCGACGCCGACGCGCACCCCCTGGCCGACGGTTGCCGTGGGGACGGTTGGATCGAAGCGGACCTCGACGCCGACCCCGTCCCCGACTCCCACGCAGACGAGAACGCCAACGCCAAGGCCGACTTCTCCCCCCTACAAGACGCCGACTCCTACGCAGGCAAAGGGCAAAGTCGGTCTCCGCTAAAGGGTGCGGGATTGAGGCAGGGGCCTCTCTCTAAAGATCGACACGATACGCGGGGAGTAGCGGCCGGAGCTCGGAGTGGGGCCGGGAATCGATGTTCGTGCGGCCGCCGAAGGGCGCTCCCATCGCGAAGCCGACGCCTGGGGGGGCGACTTCAACCCGCTGATGGATGGAATTTGCGGCTACACACGGCGCGGGGGCGGCGACAGAAGGAGGAAAAGATGGAAACAGCGGGGACGAGCATGAAGACCTCTGCGTTAATTTGGATGGCGGGCGCGATCTTCTTCTCCGCCTCATATTGCTCGGCTGACTTCATTCAGGCGCAAGGCACCGGCTTAAATCCAAATTCCTGGGTGTACCAAGCCTGGGGTGATTTCGACAATGACGGCCTCTTGGATATCCTTGAACATGGGAGTCTTGTGCCTCCTTTGGGTCCATGGCAGCATTACCAAACTCTGTACCGTAATGAGGGTAATGAACATTTCCTCGAAGTTCCATTTCCCGTGGGCGGTACCTCCGCCTTTTCGGTTAACTTTCCATACGCGACGGATAATCTGTGGGTGGATGACAACAGGGACGGGAACCTGGACATCGTAGCGCGCAAGTATACATATCTGAACAACGGCAACGGTGTATTTACCAAAAGCAGCAACGCCTTCCCCACCTTAATCAGTTTCATCTCATGGGGAGATTACGATAACGACGGCGATCCCGACGCGGTCGTTTCTTATCTGGTCTCGCTCCACAACTGGTCGACCAGAATATTCAGAAACGACGGCAACGGTGTCATGACGGCTTTAAACTCGCCTTCAATAGATATTGAGGATGGAGACGCGGCCTGGTTCGACATGGACAATGACGGGTACCTTGATCTCGTTGTCAGTGGATGGGATGCCCACGCCGGAGGCCACACCCGTCTCTACAGGAATAATACGAACGGCACATTCACGCAAATGAACAACACTGGGTTGCCCGACTTGGGCTGGACACCGAGCATATCGGTGGGAGATTACGATGGTGACGGATACCTCGACATCGCCATGCTTGGAGCAACGGTAGACGAATATCCATACACAGGTATTCTCCGGAACAACCAGAACGGCACATTCACCGATATCGGCGCGAATCTCGTGCAATATATTCTTGGTTGGCTTGCTTTCGGGGATTACAACAACGACGGCAAGCTTGATATCGCAGTAATCGGGAATTACCACAATCCCGGACAGCCGATCGTGTATCAGAATCAAGGGCATGATATCTTTACCGGGCTTCCGTATCCGTTGAAGCCGTGTGAGTTTGACGACAAACCATTTTTGTGCTGGGTGGATTACGATAATGACGGACGGCTTGATCTCTCATACTCCGGGCTGGAAGCGGGACCGGGGGCGTTCAACACGCTCTATCGAAACATAGGCGATCCCATGCAACCGGCGTTCTTCAACAAGCGGCCAGCCGCGCCTACGCTCGCCACGCAGTACGGAACGCAGTTCTCGGGGACGGTGACGCTGCAGTGGAACCCGGTGACCACGGACGAGACGCCCGCGGCGGCGATGACGTACAACCTGCGGGTGGGGACGAGCCCGGGGGCGTGCGACGTGGTTTCGGCGGACGCCGACTCGTCGCACCCGACGAATAACACGCTCCTCGGCAATGTACAGAATGGAACGTTCGCCAAGCTCAAGGTGCCAGCCGGGAATATCGCTCCGAAACAGTACTACTGGGCGGTGCAGGCGGTGGACGGGGGGTACCGGAGCTCGGAGTGGAGCCGGGAATCGATGTTCGTGCGGCCGCCGAAGGGCGCTCCCATCGCGAAGCCGACGCCTGGGGGGGCGACTTCAACCCGCTGATAGAGAACCACCGACCGGGAAGATGAGCGGTCGCCTCTGGCCGTCCCCGAACGCATAGGGATCCGTATGCGCTCATCTCTGGCGCGTTGAGCGGGATCACCGGGTTGAGATCCTGCTTGGCAGCGTAAATCGGGGCGGGTGGTGTCCGTTGGTTATTGTCCCCTCGTCTCGGCGCTCAGGCGCCCGGCCGATCTTTTTCTAAGGTTCTCTTCCATTACATCTGGAAATCGCCGCCCTTTCCCGTTCCTCGTGTGAGAGGGGAGACATGCGCTCCTGCGGCAATGACGCATATGTCTCTCCGGCCGAAGATGCTCAAAGCGATCCTTCAGATCTCCCCCCACCGTATGCCTCCCCTTCAGGGAGGAAGGAGACAGGCAAGGGGCGAAGATAAATGAAAGTGATTACTACTACAGGGCATTTGCCCAAGCGCATCTGTGGAAATAGCGGCTATTTTCGACCTCCGAATGGTCTCCGGCGGGGGAATCTAGACCCGATCCGCCGAGGAAAACTTCCCCAATAGCTTCTCGCCCATCGCATCGGATGTCGAAAAGCCCCGGGTAATAGCTCCTAATCGCTACCGCTCGAATGTGATACGTCTATTCCGTTCAATCGTTCTCTGGCGTGCGCGTTGGCATCCTTGTTGCTTCCATAATGTAATCGTTCCGTGAACCGTCACATAAGCGCTCGGAGGCCGCGCGGAAGAACCGATTCACGGGAGGGACAGGAGCCAATTTCAGGAGCGGAAGGGTGTTCGGGAAGAAAGGGGAGAAGGAGATGAAGAAGGCGCTGGTTCTGTGGTGTATTGGCGGATTCATATCATCCATCGTGTTCGCGAATGAGTACGATCTGATGTGGGAGAAATTCGAGCACGGGGGAGTGGCAACGGGCATTTGCACGCACGACAACGGGGACTGCACAATAACCGGGTATTTCAACAATACGATGACGTTCAATGGAGGGCCGGTGCTCACCTCCGCAGGTGGTTCCGATATCTTTTTAGCGAGGTATACAACAGACGGAACCCTACTCTGGGCAAAAAGCGTAGGAGGTGTGAAAGCGGACGTCGGAAATGATATCTGCGCGCTCCCGGGCGGCGGATTCGCGGTGACGGGTTGCTTCGGCGACACGGTAGAGTTCGGCCCGGGGGAAACGTTGACCTCGTTAGCTAACTCCCTATTTGTAGCCGAGTATAGCGCCACGGGAGACCTGGAGTGGGTCGTGAGCGTTGCGTCCGTTTCG is a window of Chlamydiota bacterium DNA encoding:
- a CDS encoding VCBS repeat-containing protein, giving the protein METAGTSMKTSALIWMAGAIFFSASYCSADFIQAQGTGLNPNSWVYQAWGDFDNDGLLDILEHGSLVPPLGPWQHYQTLYRNEGNEHFLEVPFPVGGTSAFSVNFPYATDNLWVDDNRDGNLDIVARKYTYLNNGNGVFTKSSNAFPTLISFISWGDYDNDGDPDAVVSYLVSLHNWSTRIFRNDGNGVMTALNSPSIDIEDGDAAWFDMDNDGYLDLVVSGWDAHAGGHTRLYRNNTNGTFTQMNNTGLPDLGWTPSISVGDYDGDGYLDIAMLGATVDEYPYTGILRNNQNGTFTDIGANLVQYILGWLAFGDYNNDGKLDIAVIGNYHNPGQPIVYQNQGHDIFTGLPYPLKPCEFDDKPFLCWVDYDNDGRLDLSYSGLEAGPGAFNTLYRNIGDPMQPAFFNKRPAAPTLATQYGTQFSGTVTLQWNPVTTDETPAAAMTYNLRVGTSPGACDVVSADADSSHPTNNTLLGNVQNGTFAKLKVPAGNIAPKQYYWAVQAVDGGYRSSEWSRESMFVRPPKGAPIAKPTPGGATSTR
- a CDS encoding sigma 54-interacting transcriptional regulator, yielding MRRALAFRCVTIALAVSAVFIALLAVRTPFLEQLNLRLLDIKFRLRGTSPSGGGVVLVVVDSESLARVGRWPWPRTVLARLVREIFRCTPRAVGLDIIFAGNPPGGSPRDPSEDRELVDALGRPGGVVLSTHFALSREEGGFQPQRDFESVLETIRSGRIESVLQTGIPTDQSFVLQAYGAEASGPEFQAAAGRSGFYNALAHADGSIRQIPLVIRAQGDYYQSFAVAVLKAAVGEGVTQLVMDGPAVRELKVGPVRIPCDEQGLYLVNYYTARKGFPVIPAWRILAGEFEPEELEGKIALVGGTAPGSFELRVSPFNPVTASIDIQATIVDNALTGRFIGQRIFGPSLTAAVLVAFTLLAGIAVPFARKPWQEACAASLLLGAYLACDYLCFVRLHRNLSTFYPLASILSASLAAGRYLSRARERWHELQRRTALDLSEVLNRMGDPRGLPDKIVAAFVEITGASRGLLAAPSGDGHAVEAARGIDRRIWEGDGFGEARKAIARALRDGPISIETSPRGGVRWSVCVPLAGKGSPRGAVYLDGVSSPPPFGFDAGVLATFANQAAIALENAALYARLREEEETLRRENLYLRKEIEAAPRPAYMIGNSASIRRVYALIHKAAESSISVLIQGETGTGKELIARAIHFTGARKDAIFVAQNCGALPASLLESELFGHVKGAFTGAVRDKKGLFEAADGGTIFLDEVGDMPAELQVKLLRVLQEGVIRPVGGVGERRVDLRVVSATNKDLAAEVKEGRFREDLYYRLNAFTIHAPPLRERADDIPALVAHFIAQATARLGKKVAGISREAMERLAAYPFPGNVRELENEIEKGVLLIPEGGMIDTDALSEKFSAARPAGAAPAFSPEQMRFDQAVAAVQREWIAHALKKHGGNKTKAAEELGMDRKTLNAMIERLGL